In Chanodichthys erythropterus isolate Z2021 chromosome 11, ASM2448905v1, whole genome shotgun sequence, a single window of DNA contains:
- the zdhhc1 gene encoding palmitoyltransferase ZDHHC1 isoform X1 produces the protein MDVCSKNSNRTAPVSEGGPRRADVPLCSRTNGWSWPPHPFQLLAWLLYLYFAVTGFGVFVPLLPTHWIPAGYICTAITFVCHLFMHLMAVSIDPADYNVRAKSYKGPMPVFDRTKHAHVIENCHCYLCEVDVGPKSKHCSACNKCVASFDHHCRWLNNCVGSRNYWLFLNSVISALLGIVLVVVMASYVFIEFFLDPSKLRSDKHFQQVRNESVMWFVFLPVAPITTAGPAIPALAGVTIALGLLSALLLGHLLCFHIYLMWNRLSTYEYIVRQRHRQEARDSRKPPPENESGIPKMNLIKQQVGYSGTLGYTNPEMEVENPTAMCSQEGTAHYGNGRIRASSEHMGEEELLPAVLTEHKASPHPHKPTQKKKRKVRKLAAEVNSDRSIDTSTNRGMPKSAEQESSVAAATVSSSLGQRLPFPAFPLRASLPPLAPVQAAGPPAEYHSDSAESLEEIPVAMARLGSAALAGAPTPTCATTAAAVSATTYSSSLQCALPSSAAGQALPSPQPRTKRKAAVHKAAEQSFEMVSHNPSMFVSRESGEPAMPQEGIIKEESPRVAKRKQTGKKRNMEGTKLNSRLGTPMV, from the exons ATGGATGTCTGCAGTAAGAACTCCAACCGCACAGCCCCAGTGAGCGAGGGGGGACCCAGGAGAGCTGATGTGCCCCTATGCTCTCGGACCAATGGTTGGAGCTGGCCCCCGCACCCTTTCCAGCTCCTGGCCTGGCTGCTTTATCTCTACTTTGCTGTTACTGGCTTTGGCGTATTTGTGCCTCTGCTCCCCACACACTGGATCCCAGCCGGATATATT TGTACAGCAATTACATTTGTCTGTCACCTTTTCATGCACCTGATGGCCGTCTCCATCGACCCTGCAGATTATAATGTCCGAGCTAAAAGTTATAAGGGACCCATGCCGGTGTTTGACCGCACCAAACACGCACACGTCATCGAGAACTGTCACTGCTACCTCTGTGAAGTAGATGT GGGCCCTAAATCAAAACACTGTAGTGCGTGTAATAAGTGTGTGGCAAGCTTTGACCACCACTGTCGATGGCTGAACAATTGTGTGGGCAGCAGAAACTACTG GCTTTTTCTCAATAGTGTGATTTCTGCTCTCCTGGGGATTGTTTTGGTTGTAGTTATGGCTAGTTATGTTTTTATAGAGTTCTTTTTGGACCCATCAAAGCTTCGATCTGACAAGCATTTTCAACAGG TAAGGAATGAATCTGTGATGTGGTTTGTGTTCCTGCCAGTGGCTCCAATTACCACAGCAGGTCCAGCTATTCCCGCTCTAGCAGGAGTCACCATTGCTCTGGGCCTACTGTCTGCACTTTTGCTGGGCCACTTACTCTGCTTCCACATATACCTCA TGTGGAACAGACTTAGCACATATGAGTATATTGTGCGACAGCGGCATCGGCAAGAGGCCAGAGATTCTAGAAAGCCTCCTCCAGAAAATGAATCTGGGATTCCCAAGATGAATCTTATCAAG CAGCAGGTCGGTTATAGTGGGACACTCGGCTACACCAACCCTGAGATGGAGGTAGAGAATCCAACCGCCATGTGTTCCCAAGAAGGAACAGC GCATTACGGCAACGGCCGGATCAGGGCCTCGTCTGAGCACATGGGTGAAGAAGAGCTCCTCCCTGCTGTCTTAACCGAGCACAAAGCATCACCTCACCCTCACAAACCCACACAG aaaaaaaagaggaaagtGCGCAAACTTGCAGCTGAGGTAAACAGTGACAGGTCCATTGACACCAGCACCAACAGAGGCATGCCAAAGTCTGCTGAGCAGG AGTCCTCAGTAGCTGCTGCCACTGTGTCCTCCTCTCTTGGTCAACGCTTACCCTTCCCAGCATTTCCCTTGCGGGCCTCCCTCCCACCTCTTGCACCTGTTCAAGCCGCCGGCCCCCCTGCTGAGTATCATTCTGACTCTGCAGAATCTCTGGAGGAGATCCCTGTAGCAATGGCACGGCTTGGCAGCGCTGCCCTGGCTGGAGCTCCGACCCCCACCTGTGCtactactgctgctgctgtttctgCCACCACCTATTCCTCTTCTCTCCAGTGTGCTTTGCCTTCCTCAGCAGCTGGACAAGCTTTACCCTCCCCTCAGCCCAGGACCAAGAGGAAAGCGGCCGTTCATAAAGCTGCAGAGCAGAGCTTTGAGATGGTGTCCCATAATCCATCTATGTTCGTGAGTCGAGAAAGCGGGGAACCTGCCATGCCCCAAGAGGGCATTATCAAAGAAGAAAGTCCCCGTGTGGCGAAACGCAAACAGACAGGTAAAAAGAGAAATATGGAGGGCACAAAGCTCAACTCCAGATTAGGAACCCCAATGGTGTAG
- the zdhhc1 gene encoding palmitoyltransferase ZDHHC1 isoform X2 has translation MDVCSKNSNRTAPVSEGGPRRADVPLCSRTNGWSWPPHPFQLLAWLLYLYFAVTGFGVFVPLLPTHWIPAGYICTAITFVCHLFMHLMAVSIDPADYNVRAKSYKGPMPVFDRTKHAHVIENCHCYLCEVDVGPKSKHCSACNKCVASFDHHCRWLNNCVGSRNYWLFLNSVISALLGIVLVVVMASYVFIEFFLDPSKLRSDKHFQQVRNESVMWFVFLPVAPITTAGPAIPALAGVTIALGLLSALLLGHLLCFHIYLMWNRLSTYEYIVRQRHRQEARDSRKPPPENESGIPKMNLIKQVGYSGTLGYTNPEMEVENPTAMCSQEGTAHYGNGRIRASSEHMGEEELLPAVLTEHKASPHPHKPTQKKKRKVRKLAAEVNSDRSIDTSTNRGMPKSAEQESSVAAATVSSSLGQRLPFPAFPLRASLPPLAPVQAAGPPAEYHSDSAESLEEIPVAMARLGSAALAGAPTPTCATTAAAVSATTYSSSLQCALPSSAAGQALPSPQPRTKRKAAVHKAAEQSFEMVSHNPSMFVSRESGEPAMPQEGIIKEESPRVAKRKQTGKKRNMEGTKLNSRLGTPMV, from the exons ATGGATGTCTGCAGTAAGAACTCCAACCGCACAGCCCCAGTGAGCGAGGGGGGACCCAGGAGAGCTGATGTGCCCCTATGCTCTCGGACCAATGGTTGGAGCTGGCCCCCGCACCCTTTCCAGCTCCTGGCCTGGCTGCTTTATCTCTACTTTGCTGTTACTGGCTTTGGCGTATTTGTGCCTCTGCTCCCCACACACTGGATCCCAGCCGGATATATT TGTACAGCAATTACATTTGTCTGTCACCTTTTCATGCACCTGATGGCCGTCTCCATCGACCCTGCAGATTATAATGTCCGAGCTAAAAGTTATAAGGGACCCATGCCGGTGTTTGACCGCACCAAACACGCACACGTCATCGAGAACTGTCACTGCTACCTCTGTGAAGTAGATGT GGGCCCTAAATCAAAACACTGTAGTGCGTGTAATAAGTGTGTGGCAAGCTTTGACCACCACTGTCGATGGCTGAACAATTGTGTGGGCAGCAGAAACTACTG GCTTTTTCTCAATAGTGTGATTTCTGCTCTCCTGGGGATTGTTTTGGTTGTAGTTATGGCTAGTTATGTTTTTATAGAGTTCTTTTTGGACCCATCAAAGCTTCGATCTGACAAGCATTTTCAACAGG TAAGGAATGAATCTGTGATGTGGTTTGTGTTCCTGCCAGTGGCTCCAATTACCACAGCAGGTCCAGCTATTCCCGCTCTAGCAGGAGTCACCATTGCTCTGGGCCTACTGTCTGCACTTTTGCTGGGCCACTTACTCTGCTTCCACATATACCTCA TGTGGAACAGACTTAGCACATATGAGTATATTGTGCGACAGCGGCATCGGCAAGAGGCCAGAGATTCTAGAAAGCCTCCTCCAGAAAATGAATCTGGGATTCCCAAGATGAATCTTATCAAG CAGGTCGGTTATAGTGGGACACTCGGCTACACCAACCCTGAGATGGAGGTAGAGAATCCAACCGCCATGTGTTCCCAAGAAGGAACAGC GCATTACGGCAACGGCCGGATCAGGGCCTCGTCTGAGCACATGGGTGAAGAAGAGCTCCTCCCTGCTGTCTTAACCGAGCACAAAGCATCACCTCACCCTCACAAACCCACACAG aaaaaaaagaggaaagtGCGCAAACTTGCAGCTGAGGTAAACAGTGACAGGTCCATTGACACCAGCACCAACAGAGGCATGCCAAAGTCTGCTGAGCAGG AGTCCTCAGTAGCTGCTGCCACTGTGTCCTCCTCTCTTGGTCAACGCTTACCCTTCCCAGCATTTCCCTTGCGGGCCTCCCTCCCACCTCTTGCACCTGTTCAAGCCGCCGGCCCCCCTGCTGAGTATCATTCTGACTCTGCAGAATCTCTGGAGGAGATCCCTGTAGCAATGGCACGGCTTGGCAGCGCTGCCCTGGCTGGAGCTCCGACCCCCACCTGTGCtactactgctgctgctgtttctgCCACCACCTATTCCTCTTCTCTCCAGTGTGCTTTGCCTTCCTCAGCAGCTGGACAAGCTTTACCCTCCCCTCAGCCCAGGACCAAGAGGAAAGCGGCCGTTCATAAAGCTGCAGAGCAGAGCTTTGAGATGGTGTCCCATAATCCATCTATGTTCGTGAGTCGAGAAAGCGGGGAACCTGCCATGCCCCAAGAGGGCATTATCAAAGAAGAAAGTCCCCGTGTGGCGAAACGCAAACAGACAGGTAAAAAGAGAAATATGGAGGGCACAAAGCTCAACTCCAGATTAGGAACCCCAATGGTGTAG